The Phycisphaeraceae bacterium genome has a segment encoding these proteins:
- a CDS encoding DUF2961 domain-containing protein — MFNPLADITRITAGRTRSICAENPKGKKGGGAQAKVGDDQHCTEAASELGKGWKVRPCLKNFAPGQTLTLADIEGPGVIQHIWCTVLQGVHRHIALEVFYDDAKEPSIRCPLGDFFANGVNGKALVNSATVVVAPMGGQNSYWPMPFRKRIRITVRNDGPEMIPDFFYQITYAEQEVGADAGLLHVAWNRSLTTRQNPEHVILEGIKGKGHYVGTYLVWNQLSSCWWGEGEVKFFIDGDKHDAPTICGTGTEDYFGGAWGFVMDHDDPALPPQVYSTPYLGYCQFEEGYKKKWGPRVPAHGLYRWHLPDPVRFARDLRVTVQALGWYETKKYQPLTDDIASTAFWYQAKAIGAPKLPALNERLPR; from the coding sequence ATGTTCAACCCGCTTGCTGATATCACTCGCATTACTGCTGGCCGCACCCGCTCGATCTGTGCTGAGAACCCCAAGGGCAAGAAGGGGGGCGGCGCGCAGGCCAAGGTCGGCGATGATCAACATTGCACCGAGGCGGCGAGCGAGCTGGGCAAGGGCTGGAAGGTGCGGCCTTGCCTGAAGAACTTCGCGCCCGGGCAGACGCTGACGCTGGCCGACATCGAGGGGCCGGGGGTGATCCAGCACATCTGGTGTACGGTGCTGCAGGGCGTACATCGGCATATTGCGCTGGAAGTGTTTTATGATGATGCGAAGGAGCCGAGCATTCGCTGTCCGCTGGGCGATTTCTTCGCCAACGGGGTCAATGGCAAGGCGCTGGTGAACTCGGCGACGGTGGTGGTGGCGCCGATGGGCGGGCAGAACTCGTATTGGCCGATGCCGTTTCGCAAGCGGATACGGATCACGGTGCGCAACGACGGGCCGGAGATGATTCCGGACTTCTTTTATCAGATTACGTATGCCGAGCAGGAGGTCGGGGCCGATGCGGGGCTGCTGCACGTGGCGTGGAACCGGAGCCTGACGACGCGCCAGAATCCTGAACACGTGATTCTCGAAGGCATCAAGGGCAAGGGGCACTACGTCGGGACGTACCTGGTGTGGAATCAGTTGAGTTCGTGCTGGTGGGGCGAGGGGGAAGTGAAGTTCTTCATCGACGGCGACAAGCACGACGCGCCGACGATCTGCGGGACGGGGACGGAGGACTATTTTGGCGGGGCGTGGGGGTTTGTGATGGATCATGATGATCCGGCGCTGCCGCCACAGGTGTATTCGACGCCGTACCTTGGCTATTGCCAGTTCGAGGAGGGGTACAAGAAGAAGTGGGGCCCGCGCGTGCCGGCGCATGGTTTGTATCGGTGGCATCTGCCCGACCCGGTGCGGTTTGCCAGGGATCTGCGCGTGACGGTGCAGGCGCTGGGGTGGTACGAGACGAAGAAGTATCAGCCACTGACCGACGACATCGCCTCGACGGCGTTCTGGTATCAGGCCAAGGCGATCGGGGCGCCGAAGTTGCCGGCGCTGAATGAGCGGCTGCCGCGGTGA
- a CDS encoding AAA family ATPase: MAKLNGCSDACYEALRRVRETALVGFGSLFTPERKIWTARNLQRHHEMFVQRFDEGEGTFLNKYRHQLDGADDDTMQLAAELMYVQQIFTTQTGAPKKIENVREVLAWCDRPVEVPEWAVEGARGYAGDQSFNQHRPWHLAWVNEYLLHWHELLEPERTRLLEDPWAFREDVLGLKTSLQAFQPMREAWLYIAFPDTFENISSRNDKKAIQSTFMHLLPDGATENIDRDLLVIRNALEKEAGAGFHFYRQPFIQQWKEPKEPKPKKQSDGESPKITQPGPGLSASDAPAVIESLDNLAETLMLEPTDTLSRWAALLVEKGQIIIQGPPGTGKTFIARKMAESLAGTSDRVTIVQFHPSYAYEDFVEGFRPAGPNHFEVKDGPLKRIAIRAAAEPDARFVLLIDEINRGNIAKVFGELLFLLEYRDEAITLQYSEAPFRLPRNLLIIATMNTADRSIALLDMALRRRFRFIDLVPGEKPIDGLLKRFLDINAPDMVYLADMIDCVNKIVDDRHAAIGPSHFLTDDPRALTEEWAKQIWDHSVMPALADRFFDNPSEMSQFRYDTMRDRVTSDDVVADQAEDEDASSDAD; the protein is encoded by the coding sequence ATGGCGAAGCTAAACGGTTGTTCAGACGCTTGCTACGAAGCTCTCCGTCGAGTACGGGAGACCGCGCTGGTCGGCTTTGGCAGTCTCTTTACTCCGGAGCGGAAGATCTGGACGGCGCGGAATCTCCAGCGGCACCACGAGATGTTTGTCCAGCGATTCGATGAAGGGGAAGGGACGTTCCTCAACAAGTATCGCCATCAGCTCGACGGTGCAGATGACGACACGATGCAACTCGCTGCAGAGTTGATGTACGTCCAACAAATCTTCACGACCCAGACCGGCGCGCCGAAGAAGATCGAGAACGTCCGCGAGGTGCTGGCTTGGTGCGATCGGCCTGTCGAGGTGCCCGAATGGGCGGTCGAAGGTGCCAGGGGCTATGCGGGAGACCAGAGTTTCAACCAGCACCGACCTTGGCATCTGGCTTGGGTAAACGAGTATCTGCTCCACTGGCATGAGCTCCTGGAACCGGAACGGACGCGCCTGCTTGAGGATCCGTGGGCGTTCCGCGAAGACGTCCTTGGACTCAAGACTTCGCTGCAGGCATTCCAGCCGATGCGCGAGGCTTGGCTGTACATCGCGTTCCCAGACACTTTCGAGAACATCTCATCGCGCAATGACAAGAAGGCCATCCAAAGTACCTTTATGCACTTGTTGCCAGATGGAGCAACCGAGAACATCGACCGCGACTTGCTTGTCATCCGAAATGCACTGGAAAAGGAAGCTGGGGCCGGCTTTCACTTCTACCGCCAGCCCTTCATTCAGCAGTGGAAGGAGCCCAAGGAACCGAAGCCGAAGAAGCAGTCAGACGGCGAATCCCCAAAGATCACGCAGCCCGGTCCAGGTCTGTCGGCAAGCGACGCTCCGGCTGTGATTGAGTCGCTCGACAATCTGGCAGAAACCCTCATGCTGGAACCGACGGACACCCTGTCGCGTTGGGCAGCATTGCTCGTCGAGAAGGGCCAGATCATTATTCAGGGCCCTCCTGGTACTGGCAAGACCTTCATCGCTCGCAAGATGGCAGAGTCGCTTGCGGGCACATCGGATCGGGTGACCATCGTCCAGTTTCATCCGTCCTATGCGTACGAGGATTTTGTTGAGGGCTTTCGCCCGGCTGGTCCGAACCACTTCGAGGTCAAGGACGGACCACTCAAGCGGATTGCAATACGCGCAGCGGCTGAGCCCGACGCCCGCTTCGTGTTGCTCATCGACGAGATCAACCGGGGCAACATCGCCAAGGTATTCGGAGAGCTGCTCTTCCTGCTGGAGTACCGCGACGAGGCGATCACGCTCCAGTACTCCGAAGCCCCGTTCCGCCTGCCGCGAAACCTCCTGATCATCGCGACAATGAACACCGCCGATCGCTCAATCGCCTTGCTCGACATGGCGCTGCGTCGGAGGTTCCGTTTCATCGATCTCGTGCCTGGCGAGAAACCCATTGATGGACTCCTTAAACGCTTCCTTGACATCAACGCGCCAGACATGGTCTACCTCGCAGACATGATCGATTGCGTGAACAAGATTGTGGACGATCGGCACGCAGCAATTGGCCCAAGCCACTTCCTGACCGACGATCCGAGAGCACTGACCGAGGAGTGGGCCAAGCAGATCTGGGACCACTCGGTCATGCCGGCACTCGCCGATCGGTTCTTCGATAACCCCAGTGAGATGAGCCAGTTTCGATACGACACTATGAGAGATCGGGTTACCTCTGACGACGTCGTTGCCGATCAAGCGGAGGACGAAGATGCGTCGTCTGACGCTGACTGA
- a CDS encoding inorganic diphosphatase, which yields MIHPWHDVSPGVSGLALPEFFKAIIEIPKGSSNKYELDKHTGMIRLDRVLSSAVYYPANYGFIPQTMAEDDDPLDVLVFCSEEIPPLCICEARAVGVMTMVDDGQPDHKIVSVLVNDPEYADYHKASDFPRHTFKMLKRFFEDYKMLEGKGVEVDEIMPAEMAHAIIENSLARYSDLRRMGGIKGLSG from the coding sequence ATGATTCATCCGTGGCATGACGTATCTCCTGGAGTGAGCGGGCTGGCGCTGCCGGAGTTTTTCAAGGCGATCATCGAGATCCCGAAGGGATCGAGCAACAAGTACGAACTGGACAAGCACACGGGGATGATTCGGCTGGACCGGGTGCTGTCGAGCGCGGTGTACTACCCGGCGAACTATGGGTTCATACCGCAGACGATGGCGGAGGATGATGACCCGCTGGATGTGCTGGTGTTCTGCTCGGAGGAGATCCCGCCGCTGTGCATCTGCGAGGCGCGGGCGGTGGGCGTGATGACGATGGTGGATGACGGGCAGCCGGACCACAAGATCGTTTCGGTGCTGGTGAACGATCCGGAGTATGCGGATTATCACAAGGCGTCGGACTTTCCGCGGCACACGTTCAAGATGCTCAAGCGATTCTTCGAGGATTACAAGATGCTCGAGGGCAAGGGCGTGGAGGTCGATGAGATCATGCCTGCGGAGATGGCGCACGCGATCATCGAGAATTCGCTGGCGCGGTACTCGGATCTGCGGCGGATGGGCGGGATCAAGGGACTGAGCGGGTGA
- the pheS gene encoding phenylalanine--tRNA ligase subunit alpha, with protein MLDSLRTTQSAALAELAAVADQAALEGWRVEYLGSKGKVRAAMGAMKDVAPGDKPAYGQAVNAMKAVLEAEFALRAAAMAASGSSGPAIDLTEPGVIQSSALGRRHIISRVRDELVDVFGRMGFEVATGPELEDDEHNFIKLNIPAEHPARDPIDNFYVDNPATTQRPRMLRSQTSTVQIRTMEDAVARGWGPPLKVVSPGRVYRPDTVDATHSFMFHQIEGLYIDRDVTMVDLQSTLMHFARAYFSPDAEVRLRPSFFPFTEPSAEFDMKIALKPGQAPGWVELGGCGMVDPNVLSACGIDPEEWTGFAFGFGIERIAMGKYGIPDIRMLFENDLRFLSQV; from the coding sequence ATGCTTGATTCACTTCGTACAACTCAGTCTGCGGCGCTTGCTGAACTTGCTGCTGTTGCCGACCAGGCGGCTTTGGAAGGCTGGCGTGTGGAGTACCTTGGCTCGAAGGGGAAGGTGCGCGCCGCGATGGGGGCGATGAAGGATGTGGCGCCTGGGGACAAGCCTGCGTATGGGCAGGCGGTGAATGCGATGAAGGCTGTGCTTGAGGCTGAGTTTGCGCTGCGTGCGGCTGCGATGGCGGCGTCGGGGAGTTCGGGGCCGGCGATTGATCTGACGGAGCCGGGGGTGATTCAGTCGTCGGCTCTTGGGAGGCGGCACATTATTTCGCGTGTTCGGGATGAACTGGTCGATGTTTTCGGGCGGATGGGGTTTGAAGTTGCGACGGGGCCGGAGCTGGAAGACGACGAACATAATTTTATCAAATTGAACATTCCGGCTGAGCACCCGGCGCGTGATCCGATCGATAATTTTTATGTTGACAATCCTGCGACGACCCAGCGGCCGCGGATGCTGCGGAGCCAGACTTCGACGGTGCAGATTCGGACGATGGAGGATGCGGTGGCGAGGGGCTGGGGGCCCCCACTGAAGGTTGTTTCGCCGGGGCGGGTGTATCGGCCTGACACTGTGGATGCGACACATTCGTTCATGTTTCATCAGATCGAGGGTTTGTATATTGATCGCGATGTGACGATGGTGGATCTGCAATCGACGCTGATGCACTTTGCGCGGGCGTATTTCAGCCCGGATGCGGAGGTTCGTCTGCGGCCGAGTTTCTTCCCGTTTACTGAGCCGAGCGCAGAGTTTGACATGAAGATCGCGCTCAAGCCCGGGCAGGCTCCGGGATGGGTGGAATTGGGCGGCTGCGGGATGGTGGATCCGAATGTGCTGTCGGCGTGCGGCATCGACCCGGAGGAATGGACCGGGTTTGCGTTCGGGTTTGGGATTGAGCGCATTGCGATGGGCAAGTACGGGATCCCAGATATACGGATGCTGTTTGAGAACGATCTGCGGTTCCTGAGCCAGGTCTGA
- the rpsT gene encoding 30S ribosomal protein S20: MAHSKSAQKRVRQNESARARNRWRLRTMREAIKSFQTACASGSAEEAAKAYQSCASIIDKTASKGVIHKNQASRRKSRLHAHLKAKNSA; the protein is encoded by the coding sequence ATGGCTCACTCGAAGTCAGCGCAGAAGCGCGTTCGTCAGAATGAATCGGCTCGTGCTCGCAATCGCTGGCGTCTCCGGACCATGCGCGAAGCGATCAAGTCGTTCCAGACGGCGTGCGCAAGCGGGAGCGCTGAGGAGGCAGCCAAGGCGTATCAGTCGTGTGCGTCGATCATCGACAAGACAGCGTCCAAAGGCGTGATTCACAAGAATCAGGCCTCGCGTCGCAAGAGCCGACTGCACGCACACCTGAAGGCCAAGAATTCGGCCTGA
- a CDS encoding helix-turn-helix transcriptional regulator has product MDKLRIVNDIRTLRFLSGEMTQTQLGHRVGLTRQTIAAIESGKYSPSLEAAFRIAEVFGKRIDEVFRHESPDVKPDVKPDTKRDDSGRHAPAASTRA; this is encoded by the coding sequence ATGGACAAACTCCGAATCGTCAACGACATTCGAACACTGCGATTCCTCTCTGGCGAAATGACACAAACCCAGCTGGGCCATCGCGTGGGACTAACGCGACAGACCATCGCAGCGATCGAATCCGGCAAGTACTCGCCATCCCTCGAAGCCGCATTCCGAATCGCAGAGGTATTCGGCAAGCGCATAGATGAAGTCTTTCGACACGAATCACCCGACGTCAAACCCGACGTCAAACCCGACACCAAACGCGATGACAGCGGGCGACATGCCCCCGCCGCTTCAACGCGGGCATAA
- a CDS encoding isocitrate lyase/phosphoenolpyruvate mutase family protein, whose product MTKPHPGTLLRSAMASGVVAAPGAFNALAARAVARAGFNACYVSGAATSVSAGVPDVGLLSLEAFCRTIRDVADGSGLPVIADADTGFGEEEMVRRTVIDYHRAGAAGLHLEDQVFPKRCGHLDGKTLVGVEHCASKIAWAAEAARACSGGAFIVIARTDAAGVEGFDAAVARAKVYRQAGADMIFPEGLHSEDEFARFAEALRPTGALLLANMTEFGKSPLIPLARLGALGYDLVIYPVTLLRIAMKAVADALGVLRDSGSAEGLLERMQTRAELYDLIGYTPGEPWEFRA is encoded by the coding sequence ATGACCAAGCCTCATCCCGGCACTCTTCTCCGCTCCGCCATGGCTTCCGGAGTCGTCGCCGCGCCCGGAGCTTTCAATGCTCTGGCGGCACGCGCGGTTGCACGCGCCGGGTTCAACGCCTGTTACGTCTCCGGGGCCGCGACCAGCGTCTCGGCCGGCGTGCCCGATGTCGGGCTGCTCTCGCTCGAAGCCTTCTGCCGCACCATCCGCGACGTCGCCGACGGCAGCGGCCTGCCCGTCATCGCCGATGCCGACACCGGTTTCGGCGAAGAAGAGATGGTCCGCCGGACCGTCATCGACTATCACCGCGCCGGGGCCGCCGGGCTGCATCTCGAAGACCAGGTCTTCCCCAAACGCTGCGGCCATCTCGACGGCAAGACGCTCGTCGGCGTCGAACACTGCGCCAGCAAGATCGCGTGGGCGGCCGAAGCGGCGCGGGCGTGCAGCGGCGGGGCGTTCATCGTCATCGCGCGGACCGATGCGGCCGGGGTCGAAGGCTTCGACGCGGCCGTCGCGCGCGCGAAGGTCTACCGCCAGGCCGGGGCGGACATGATCTTCCCCGAAGGCCTGCACAGCGAAGACGAGTTCGCGCGCTTCGCCGAGGCGCTGCGGCCGACGGGCGCACTGCTGCTGGCCAACATGACCGAGTTCGGCAAGTCGCCACTGATTCCGCTGGCGCGCCTCGGCGCGCTGGGCTACGACCTGGTGATCTATCCGGTGACGCTGCTGCGCATCGCGATGAAGGCGGTGGCCGATGCGCTGGGCGTGCTGCGCGACAGCGGCAGCGCCGAGGGGCTGCTGGAGCGGATGCAGACGCGGGCCGAGCTCTACGACCTGATCGGCTACACGCCCGGCGAGCCGTGGGAGTTTCGGGCGTAA
- a CDS encoding 4'-phosphopantetheinyl transferase superfamily protein: protein MTFALSTSPLALPEPFDGVLTAMIALDTISEPLDALAATLDPAEQTRAASLRSGLHRARFICRRWWRTQFIARTFNLAPADIRITHDALGCPTITAPHHLTHIHLSTASAGNIAALALAPHRRLGIDLAHIDPAHATLDAARIFMHPDELAAHAALPPTAQPQHFFQLWTRKEALLKALGTGFATNPQTIDTRPDTIMLPSPNTVIPPSPGAVALPSRNTVALPSPNALKSPAPIHLTNLALDPADPAHTAALAIHPPHATDPQAQGSQSLGSPTTLPQAQGSQSLGSPTTLSGW, encoded by the coding sequence GTGACCTTCGCACTCTCCACCTCGCCCCTCGCGCTGCCCGAGCCCTTCGATGGCGTCCTGACCGCCATGATCGCGCTCGACACCATAAGCGAACCCCTCGACGCCCTCGCCGCAACCCTCGACCCAGCCGAGCAAACCCGCGCCGCATCGCTGCGCTCTGGTCTTCACCGCGCCCGCTTCATCTGCCGCCGCTGGTGGCGCACCCAATTCATCGCCCGCACCTTCAACCTCGCCCCCGCCGACATCCGCATCACCCACGACGCCCTAGGCTGCCCCACCATCACCGCCCCCCATCACCTCACACACATCCACCTCTCGACCGCGTCCGCTGGCAACATCGCCGCCCTCGCGCTCGCCCCGCACCGCCGCCTCGGCATCGACCTGGCCCACATCGACCCCGCCCACGCAACCCTCGACGCCGCCCGCATCTTCATGCACCCGGACGAACTCGCAGCCCACGCCGCACTCCCGCCCACCGCACAACCGCAGCACTTCTTCCAACTCTGGACCCGCAAAGAAGCCCTCCTCAAAGCCCTCGGCACCGGCTTCGCCACCAACCCCCAAACCATCGACACCCGCCCCGATACCATCATGCTCCCCAGCCCCAATACCGTCATTCCCCCAAGCCCAGGTGCCGTCGCACTGCCCAGCCGCAATACCGTCGCGCTCCCCAGCCCCAACGCGCTCAAGAGCCCCGCACCCATCCACCTGACCAACCTCGCACTCGATCCCGCCGACCCTGCCCACACCGCCGCACTCGCCATCCACCCTCCCCATGCCACCGACCCCCAAGCCCAGGGATCCCAATCCCTGGGTTCTCCAACCACACTCCCCCAAGCCCAGGGATCCCAATCCCTGGGTTCTCCGACCACTCTCTCCGGCTGGTGA
- a CDS encoding CPBP family intramembrane metalloprotease: MARRSTTAPHRRKNREDAELAGYARASKAPWQILCLLLPLIVVYEVGSLIYLTSPETDQVATVEADRLLGAAFERFGVTGLHLPGVVVVVVLLVWHLLTRDSWRIRWTVLLGMVAESALWTFPLLVIAVLLDPTALAQGTDVRSWDLGARITISIGAGLYEELLFRMIIIAAAHFALVDLLRVPERAGAIAAVAISAVLFGWYHLPAGMGFDLGWFLFYCAAGAYFGVVYLLRDFGIVVATHAIYDLIVLVLLAGGS; this comes from the coding sequence ATGGCCCGACGCTCGACCACAGCACCACATCGACGAAAAAATCGCGAAGATGCGGAACTTGCCGGGTATGCGCGCGCATCAAAGGCGCCGTGGCAGATTCTGTGCCTGTTGCTGCCGCTGATTGTGGTGTATGAGGTTGGATCGCTGATCTATCTGACCAGTCCGGAGACGGATCAGGTGGCAACAGTTGAGGCCGACCGGCTGTTGGGAGCCGCATTCGAGCGCTTCGGTGTCACGGGGCTGCACCTGCCGGGGGTTGTGGTCGTAGTTGTTCTGCTGGTGTGGCACCTGCTGACGCGGGATTCGTGGCGGATTCGGTGGACAGTGCTGCTGGGGATGGTTGCGGAATCGGCGCTGTGGACGTTTCCGCTCCTTGTAATTGCGGTGCTGCTGGACCCCACAGCCCTGGCGCAAGGGACCGATGTGCGGTCGTGGGATCTGGGGGCGCGGATCACAATCTCAATCGGTGCAGGACTATATGAAGAACTCCTGTTCCGAATGATCATCATCGCGGCAGCCCACTTCGCCCTTGTCGATCTCCTCCGCGTCCCAGAACGAGCCGGTGCCATCGCAGCCGTTGCCATCTCCGCCGTCCTCTTCGGCTGGTATCACCTCCCAGCCGGGATGGGGTTCGATCTGGGCTGGTTTTTGTTTTATTGTGCTGCTGGTGCGTATTTCGGCGTGGTGTACCTGCTTCGCGATTTCGGGATCGTTGTCGCCACTCACGCAATTTATGACCTGATCGTCCTGGTGCTGCTGGCAGGTGGCAGTTGA
- a CDS encoding transposase: MTRREVPGGVRFITFSCERRLPLLGSPDARDLFARSLREARDRLSFKLLAWVAMPEHTHLLLIPPDGSPLAPVLKSLKLSIQQRVLRFLRHSGDPLASEIVRADGATRFWQKGGGFDRNVREQTELNKAIRYTHHNPVARGLVAAPLDWRWSSARWWFARQRSHEQDPADVPCDWPPGDPRAWAMWEGYV, translated from the coding sequence ATGACCCGCCGCGAGGTTCCGGGCGGCGTCCGATTTATAACATTCTCCTGCGAACGTCGGCTCCCGCTGCTCGGCTCCCCCGACGCTCGCGATCTCTTCGCACGTTCGCTCCGCGAAGCCAGAGACCGACTGAGCTTCAAGTTGCTGGCCTGGGTCGCCATGCCCGAACACACCCACCTTCTCCTCATTCCACCTGACGGATCCCCGCTTGCTCCTGTTCTCAAATCCCTTAAACTCTCGATCCAGCAACGTGTTCTTCGTTTCCTTCGACACTCAGGCGATCCGCTCGCGTCAGAGATCGTCCGGGCCGATGGAGCGACCCGATTCTGGCAGAAGGGCGGCGGCTTCGACCGCAATGTTCGCGAGCAGACCGAACTTAATAAAGCCATTCGCTACACACACCACAACCCGGTCGCACGAGGTCTGGTCGCAGCGCCGCTCGATTGGCGCTGGTCAAGTGCGCGATGGTGGTTCGCACGCCAGCGAAGCCACGAGCAGGATCCAGCAGATGTCCCATGCGATTGGCCGCCAGGCGACCCCCGCGCCTGGGCCATGTGGGAGGGATATGTATGA
- a CDS encoding sugar phosphate isomerase/epimerase has product MMNDARRAASAIEAKGCGISRRAAIGGVLAAVAAGPGLAREWLREPLFRISLAQWSLHRALQSGKLTTLDFAKVAREEFGIEAIEFVNTFFKDKARDEEYLAALNERARDVGVKHLLIMVDGEGALGDADEDRRARAIENHVRWLEAAKALGCHSIRVNAQSSGSYEEQMERAADGLRRLTERARPMSLNVIVENHGGLSSNGAWLAGVMKKFGDERCGTLPDFGNFNVSATEAYDRYKGVAELMPFAKAVSAKSHDFDEDGNEKHTDYRLMMKIVIEAGYRGFVGIEYEGGVLDEYAGIRATKKLLERVREEMAAG; this is encoded by the coding sequence ATGATGAATGATGCGAGACGGGCGGCGAGCGCGATCGAGGCGAAGGGTTGCGGCATCAGTCGTCGTGCGGCGATCGGGGGCGTGCTTGCGGCGGTTGCGGCGGGGCCTGGGCTGGCGCGGGAGTGGCTGCGCGAGCCGTTGTTTCGGATTTCGCTGGCGCAGTGGTCGCTGCACCGGGCGCTGCAGTCGGGGAAGTTGACGACGCTGGATTTTGCGAAGGTGGCGCGCGAGGAGTTCGGGATCGAGGCGATTGAGTTTGTGAATACATTTTTCAAGGACAAGGCGCGGGACGAGGAGTATCTGGCGGCGCTGAATGAGCGGGCGCGCGATGTTGGCGTGAAGCATCTGCTGATCATGGTGGATGGGGAGGGGGCGCTGGGCGATGCTGATGAGGATCGGCGGGCGCGAGCGATCGAGAATCATGTGCGGTGGCTTGAGGCGGCCAAGGCGCTGGGGTGCCATTCGATTCGGGTTAATGCGCAGAGTTCTGGGAGTTATGAAGAGCAGATGGAGCGTGCGGCGGATGGGCTGAGGCGGCTGACGGAGCGGGCGAGGCCGATGAGTTTGAACGTGATTGTGGAGAATCACGGGGGGCTGTCGTCGAATGGTGCGTGGCTTGCGGGGGTGATGAAGAAGTTTGGCGATGAGCGATGCGGGACGCTGCCGGATTTTGGGAATTTCAATGTGAGTGCGACGGAGGCGTATGACCGGTACAAGGGGGTTGCGGAGTTGATGCCATTTGCGAAGGCGGTGAGCGCCAAGTCGCATGATTTTGATGAGGATGGGAATGAGAAGCACACGGACTATCGCCTCATGATGAAGATTGTGATTGAGGCTGGGTATCGCGGGTTTGTGGGTATCGAGTATGAGGGCGGGGTGCTCGATGAGTATGCGGGGATCAGGGCGACGAAGAAGTTGCTTGAGAGGGTGCGGGAGGAGATGGCGGCGGGGTGA